Proteins encoded within one genomic window of Cyanobacteria bacterium FACHB-DQ100:
- a CDS encoding phosphotransferase, which translates to MLSHSKVALEHHIAQWVTQTYAFKNSVNCELLDRPTLEKLIVRITVGKDYYWLRLYLGKPTSIEQLEEEASLVNELYAQGMQVAPPLRRQDGQFAGVLEITGNQLPGVLYANAIGVQETHLTVTQAEALGRLLAELHNHATTLRIKSRPTINYHFLAEEPLNYLAPWLGEKARSRVLAIAQEMRTIIWGNASALAVGFCHGDVHLENIKFQGTVPTLFDFESCGLSLCVYDLACYWRNRISTSSDQALRSQEWAAILQGYHTVRRLSAQELAAIPALATLRAIWVMALPAQPGATWGNDWLNDPDYIQAHLEGVEALAKVLST; encoded by the coding sequence ATGCTCTCTCATTCCAAAGTTGCTCTAGAACATCATATTGCGCAATGGGTAACTCAAACCTATGCTTTCAAGAACAGCGTGAACTGTGAACTTCTCGATCGACCCACCCTTGAGAAACTCATTGTCCGTATTACTGTGGGAAAAGATTACTATTGGTTGCGCCTCTATTTAGGAAAACCAACTTCTATCGAGCAACTTGAAGAAGAAGCAAGCTTAGTTAACGAACTCTATGCACAAGGAATGCAGGTCGCTCCTCCACTCCGTCGCCAAGATGGTCAGTTTGCTGGTGTTTTAGAGATAACAGGCAATCAACTTCCCGGAGTTTTGTATGCGAATGCAATCGGTGTTCAGGAAACTCACTTAACCGTAACACAAGCTGAAGCTTTGGGAAGGCTTTTGGCTGAACTTCATAACCATGCTACGACTTTGAGAATTAAAAGCCGCCCAACGATCAACTATCATTTTCTAGCAGAAGAACCGCTCAATTATCTTGCGCCTTGGCTTGGGGAAAAAGCACGATCGCGGGTGCTGGCGATTGCTCAGGAAATGAGAACGATCATTTGGGGGAATGCCTCTGCGCTAGCAGTAGGATTTTGTCATGGTGATGTGCATTTAGAAAACATCAAGTTTCAAGGAACTGTTCCAACCTTGTTCGATTTTGAAAGTTGCGGCTTGAGTCTTTGTGTCTATGACCTTGCTTGCTACTGGCGGAATCGAATCTCAACTTCTTCAGATCAAGCATTGAGAAGCCAAGAATGGGCGGCAATCTTGCAGGGATATCACACTGTTCGTAGATTGAGTGCGCAGGAACTTGCTGCGATTCCCGCGCTCGCGACGCTGCGAGCAATTTGGGTGATGGCGCTACCTGCACAGCCAGGTGCAACTTGGGGGAATGATTGGTTGAATGACCCAGATTATATCCAGGCACATTTAGAGGGAGTAGAAGCACTTGCCAAGGTATTGTCAACTTAA
- a CDS encoding glutathione S-transferase produces the protein MITVHHLNNSRSQRILWLLEELELEYDIKYYDRDPKTLLAPASLRQVHPLGKSPVITDGTLIVAESGAIIEYLIEQYGQGRLAPPPGTPERLRYIYWLHYAEGSAMPPLLLKLVFDRIEQQPMPFFAKPIAHAIAKRTKETFIIPQITQHLNYLEADLEKSPWFVGNEFTAADIQMSFPIEAAVARGGLNASYPRLREFCDRIHSRPAYQRALERGGKFQLAS, from the coding sequence ATGATAACTGTTCATCACTTAAATAATTCTCGCTCCCAACGCATCTTATGGTTACTGGAGGAACTAGAGTTAGAATACGACATCAAGTACTACGATCGCGACCCCAAAACGCTCCTAGCACCCGCATCTTTACGTCAGGTACATCCACTAGGTAAATCCCCAGTTATCACCGATGGAACGCTGATAGTGGCAGAGTCTGGAGCGATTATTGAGTACTTGATAGAGCAATACGGACAGGGACGGCTAGCTCCTCCACCTGGTACACCAGAGCGATTACGCTACATCTATTGGTTGCATTATGCCGAAGGTTCGGCAATGCCTCCTCTGTTACTAAAGCTGGTCTTCGATCGCATTGAGCAGCAACCGATGCCGTTTTTTGCTAAACCAATTGCTCATGCGATCGCGAAGCGCACTAAAGAGACGTTCATTATTCCTCAAATTACACAGCATCTCAATTACTTAGAGGCAGACCTGGAGAAAAGTCCGTGGTTTGTGGGCAATGAGTTCACTGCTGCTGATATTCAAATGAGCTTCCCGATTGAAGCTGCGGTGGCACGAGGAGGATTAAATGCTAGTTATCCAAGATTGAGAGAGTTTTGCGATCGCATCCATTCCCGTCCCGCATACCAACGAGCATTAGAGCGGGGCGGTAAATTTCAGCTTGCAAGCTAA
- a CDS encoding phytanoyl-CoA dioxygenase family protein: MPNRQYPKVHQLSSELWGTEKLWVTMDRASFIPPRTMSRFPDPRLHWDLDPAKESGFVGGMLYLTDTPEERGAFRCAPQIYRSLEDWLNQQSSNFDYQSADLSEIPSIAIPGKAGDMVIWKPQLPHCAGVNLDCTPRATQYISMYKAGNEDDRQNAVSWWQQKRAPVWWRGLPTQQDPEPGEPATLTALGRKLVGLDPW; the protein is encoded by the coding sequence ATGCCCAATCGGCAGTATCCTAAAGTGCATCAATTATCTAGTGAGCTTTGGGGAACCGAAAAACTTTGGGTCACGATGGATCGGGCTAGCTTTATTCCACCCCGAACGATGTCACGATTTCCAGACCCTCGGCTACATTGGGATCTTGACCCCGCTAAAGAATCAGGGTTTGTGGGAGGAATGCTTTATCTAACAGATACTCCAGAAGAACGGGGAGCATTTCGCTGTGCGCCACAGATTTATCGTTCATTAGAAGATTGGCTGAATCAACAAAGTTCAAACTTTGACTATCAATCCGCAGATCTGTCAGAAATTCCATCGATTGCAATCCCCGGAAAAGCAGGTGACATGGTGATTTGGAAGCCACAACTTCCGCATTGTGCAGGTGTAAACCTGGATTGTACACCCAGAGCCACACAGTATATTAGCATGTACAAAGCGGGCAATGAAGACGATCGACAAAATGCAGTGTCTTGGTGGCAGCAAAAACGCGCTCCAGTCTGGTGGCGAGGTTTACCCACTCAACAAGACCCAGAGCCAGGAGAGCCTGCAACGCTGACTGCTTTAGGTCGCAAATTAGTAGGCTTAGATCCTTGGTAA
- a CDS encoding Uma2 family endonuclease — protein MVVQIPIQRIQVPPGQRVLLREVSWKEFEAILQELGDRRCERVAYCDGLLEIMSPLPEHEYFKETIGDAIKDMAETLDLNYEGYGSTTWRKQAKQAGLEPDNCFYFQNEARIRGKLQFDLAQDPPPDLALEIDVTSQSLERFPIYARLGVPELWCYDSGRLRIYRLQGEQYVEVERSSIFPQLEIAALPQLIEANRSEGRLALRRAVRAWVREQVG, from the coding sequence ATGGTCGTGCAGATTCCGATTCAACGAATTCAGGTTCCACCGGGGCAGCGGGTGCTGCTACGCGAGGTCAGTTGGAAGGAGTTTGAGGCAATTTTGCAGGAGTTGGGCGATCGTCGCTGTGAACGGGTAGCGTATTGTGATGGACTGTTAGAGATTATGTCTCCTTTGCCAGAGCACGAGTATTTCAAGGAAACGATCGGTGATGCAATCAAGGACATGGCAGAAACGCTCGACCTAAATTATGAGGGCTACGGTTCAACCACTTGGCGAAAACAGGCAAAGCAAGCAGGCTTAGAGCCAGATAACTGCTTCTATTTCCAGAATGAAGCCAGAATTCGCGGCAAATTGCAGTTTGATCTGGCTCAAGACCCACCCCCCGATCTGGCATTGGAGATTGATGTGACGAGTCAGTCGTTAGAGCGGTTTCCGATCTATGCCCGCTTGGGTGTGCCAGAACTCTGGTGCTATGACAGTGGCAGACTGAGGATCTATCGCCTCCAGGGTGAACAGTATGTTGAGGTGGAACGGAGCAGCATCTTTCCGCAATTGGAGATTGCTGCTTTACCCCAATTGATTGAGGCAAATCGCTCTGAGGGACGGTTAGCGTTGCGGCGAGCTGTTCGGGCATGGGTGCGAGAGCAAGTGGGGTAA